In the genome of Methanobrevibacter sp., one region contains:
- a CDS encoding glycosyl transferase, whose protein sequence is MSDESLDDLRYELELKNAEIDELTMDLQNKIEEINKFKLYSTKLKYEKKNLEDKLDTKIDYDKSRMKELDDLTEKLKEKDLIIEDKQDQVKYLRSLIDDYKGQLKENTENLEVQIRKISKTYDDLLEQKDAIIQKQDEQISNLMKSKEEIIKSNKTNIISLKLQNEKYQEIIDKLTKTN, encoded by the coding sequence ATGTCAGATGAAAGTTTAGATGATTTAAGATATGAGTTGGAACTTAAGAATGCAGAAATTGATGAGCTTACAATGGACCTTCAAAACAAGATTGAAGAAATTAACAAGTTTAAATTGTATTCAACCAAATTGAAATATGAAAAGAAAAATTTGGAGGATAAGTTGGATACCAAAATAGACTATGACAAATCCCGGATGAAGGAATTGGACGATTTGACTGAAAAATTAAAAGAGAAGGATTTGATTATTGAAGATAAGCAGGACCAGGTTAAGTATTTAAGGTCACTAATTGATGACTATAAGGGGCAATTAAAGGAAAACACGGAAAACTTGGAGGTTCAAATCAGAAAAATATCTAAAACTTACGATGATTTGCTCGAACAGAAAGATGCGATTATACAAAAACAGGATGAACAGATATCTAACTTGATGAAATCCAAAGAAGAAATTATTAAATCAAATAAAACCAATATAATCAGCTTGAAATTACAAAATGAAAAGTATCAAGAAATCATTGATAAATTAACAAAAACTAATTAA
- a CDS encoding dihydroorotate dehydrogenase electron transfer subunit produces MINEPKIVEIKDIIEETPTIKTFKFNWDMKELGRPNPGEFVMVWNFRNEKPMSISQINDNELAITVKNIGEFTSQLHELKIGDEIGVRGSYGNGFNNSFEDKDILAIGGGVGMAPINAIASDLVKKGNNVDVVAAAVTQDELLFTDALQYLGADIHPCTDDGSFGFKGFATDCTLDLLEDSTYDYAFVCGPEIMMKGIFDILEDASIPAQYSLERYMKCALGVCGQCCVDGEGWRICVEGPVFENDKINQITEFGKYRRDASGVKY; encoded by the coding sequence ATGATTAACGAACCGAAAATAGTGGAAATCAAAGATATTATTGAAGAGACTCCTACAATAAAGACTTTTAAATTCAATTGGGACATGAAGGAATTGGGCCGTCCAAACCCTGGTGAATTTGTGATGGTCTGGAATTTTAGAAATGAAAAACCAATGTCCATTTCCCAAATTAACGATAATGAATTGGCAATAACAGTTAAGAATATCGGCGAGTTCACCTCCCAGTTGCATGAACTGAAAATCGGTGATGAGATAGGCGTTAGAGGAAGCTATGGAAACGGTTTCAACAATTCATTTGAAGATAAAGACATCTTGGCTATCGGAGGTGGTGTTGGAATGGCGCCAATTAATGCAATAGCCAGTGATTTAGTTAAAAAAGGAAATAATGTTGATGTTGTTGCTGCTGCAGTTACACAGGATGAATTGTTATTCACTGATGCACTTCAGTATTTGGGTGCTGATATCCATCCTTGCACTGATGATGGAAGTTTCGGATTCAAGGGATTTGCCACTGATTGCACTTTAGATTTGCTTGAAGATTCAACCTATGATTATGCATTTGTTTGCGGGCCTGAAATAATGATGAAAGGAATATTTGATATTCTTGAAGATGCGTCAATACCTGCCCAATATTCTCTTGAAAGATACATGAAATGCGCTCTTGGAGTTTGCGGCCAGTGTTGTGTTGATGGTGAAGGATGGAGAATTTGTGTGGAAGGGCCTGTTTTTGAAAACGATAAGATTAACCAGATTACCGAATTCGGAAAATATAGAAGGGATGCTTCAGGCGTGAAATATTAA
- a CDS encoding PsbP-related protein → MKNKILNAGVIAFILLLFLISATSMVSAEDDNSDLTTLSISKGGITLYYPSNWGVSQATSNYSIMAISKIDSVDSFGVGQVNVLVEKKQIEGGNFNKFVNDSYKSMEKDTSFQLVSSGSVSIDGNDALEYIYVSNENGVEREHKAVWFEKGGQAYVIMYSAPLDQFEDNLNVFDFILSKIQIT, encoded by the coding sequence ATGAAAAATAAAATTTTAAATGCAGGTGTTATAGCTTTCATACTTTTATTATTTTTAATTTCTGCTACTTCAATGGTGAGTGCTGAAGACGATAATTCTGATTTGACTACATTGTCCATATCAAAAGGAGGCATAACTCTTTATTATCCTTCTAATTGGGGAGTTTCACAGGCAACATCTAATTATTCCATAATGGCAATCTCCAAAATTGATTCTGTGGATTCATTTGGTGTTGGTCAGGTCAATGTCCTTGTTGAAAAAAAGCAAATTGAAGGTGGCAATTTTAACAAGTTCGTTAATGATAGTTACAAATCCATGGAAAAGGATACCTCATTCCAATTGGTTTCATCTGGAAGTGTTTCTATTGATGGTAATGACGCATTAGAATACATATATGTTTCCAACGAAAATGGCGTTGAAAGGGAACACAAGGCGGTTTGGTTTGAAAAAGGAGGCCAAGCGTATGTTATAATGTATAGTGCTCCGTTGGATCAATTTGAAGATAATTTGAATGTTTTCGATTTTATTTTATCAAAAATTCAAATTACTTAA
- a CDS encoding phosphopantothenoylcysteine decarboxylase, producing the protein MGGTFEPIDSVRGITNKSSGKMGLELAKEAYIRGADLKLVVANVSVDIPSVFDVVRVETSSEMNDAILDLISEYDIFISTAAVSDFEFRQKSDKKLDSSSSLFLNLKPTTKIIRQIKKVNPDIFLVGFKAEFNVSHEDIINCARKQISDAGTDLVIANDVSKNGCHFGSDNNEVLIVDEDVMSVPLASKKEVAKTIIDVISKKI; encoded by the coding sequence ATGGGGGGAACATTTGAACCTATTGATTCTGTGAGAGGAATTACAAATAAGTCTTCCGGAAAAATGGGTTTGGAGCTTGCAAAAGAGGCATATATTAGAGGTGCTGATTTAAAATTGGTTGTAGCTAATGTGAGTGTCGATATTCCTTCTGTTTTTGATGTGGTTCGTGTTGAAACCAGCAGTGAAATGAATGATGCAATCTTGGATTTGATATCTGAATATGATATTTTCATATCCACTGCCGCAGTGTCTGATTTTGAATTTAGGCAAAAATCTGATAAAAAGCTTGATTCTAGCAGTTCTCTTTTTTTAAATCTTAAACCGACAACCAAAATTATTCGCCAGATTAAGAAGGTTAACCCGGATATATTTCTGGTTGGCTTTAAGGCGGAGTTTAATGTTTCCCATGAGGATATTATTAATTGCGCAAGAAAGCAGATTTCAGATGCGGGCACTGATTTGGTCATTGCAAATGACGTGTCTAAAAACGGATGTCATTTTGGATCTGATAATAATGAGGTTTTAATTGTGGATGAAGATGTGATGTCTGTTCCATTGGCTTCGAAAAAGGAAGTTGCGAAAACAATCATTGATGTAATATCCAAAAAGATATAG
- a CDS encoding fibrillarin-like rRNA/tRNA 2'-O-methyltransferase yields the protein MNVYFKDGNIATKNLTPGISVYGEELIKEDVEYRIWNPRRSKLAAALLNGLENLEILDTSKVLYLGASTGTTVSHISDIAINGRIYAVEFSPTTAKKLVQLSRQRFNIAPILGDATKPKGYLNIVEKADLVYCDVAQPTQSELFMKNMNLFAKDDGVGLLMIKARSIDVVQKPKKIFKEQERKLKEKGFKIIEKVKLEPYEKDHIAFLVEKNF from the coding sequence ATGAATGTTTATTTTAAAGATGGAAACATAGCAACTAAGAATTTAACTCCTGGAATTTCAGTTTACGGAGAGGAATTGATTAAGGAAGATGTAGAATACAGGATATGGAATCCTAGAAGGTCAAAATTGGCAGCTGCTCTTTTAAACGGATTGGAAAATCTAGAGATTCTAGACACTTCAAAAGTACTTTACTTAGGCGCATCAACCGGAACAACCGTTTCACACATTTCAGATATCGCAATTAATGGAAGAATATATGCAGTTGAATTTTCACCGACAACAGCCAAAAAATTGGTTCAGCTTTCACGTCAAAGATTTAATATTGCTCCGATTTTAGGAGATGCGACCAAACCAAAAGGATATCTCAACATTGTTGAAAAAGCTGACCTGGTATATTGTGATGTTGCCCAACCAACACAAAGCGAATTGTTCATGAAAAATATGAATTTATTCGCAAAAGATGATGGCGTCGGTCTTTTAATGATAAAAGCCAGAAGCATTGACGTTGTGCAAAAACCTAAAAAGATTTTCAAGGAACAGGAAAGGAAATTGAAAGAGAAAGGGTTTAAGATTATAGAAAAAGTTAAACTAGAACCTTACGAAAAAGACCATATTGCCTTTTTAGTGGAAAAAAATTTTTAA
- a CDS encoding flavoprotein, giving the protein MIILCVTGSVAAGEAIKLAREFRRNDVEVKCFMSDAACELIHPNSMEFATGNSVVTELTGEIEHVKYSQEDLVLVAPATANTISKFAYKIADNPISTLLITAYGHDTPIIFVPSMHDSMYKAISENVEKIKNEGSAIFINPRMDEGKAKFPSKEDIVLESLRTINLNKQD; this is encoded by the coding sequence ATGATTATTTTATGTGTTACTGGTAGTGTTGCTGCCGGTGAAGCTATTAAATTAGCCCGTGAATTTAGACGCAATGATGTTGAAGTTAAATGCTTTATGAGTGATGCTGCTTGTGAACTTATACATCCTAATTCTATGGAGTTTGCAACAGGCAATTCTGTGGTGACTGAACTCACTGGAGAAATTGAGCATGTTAAATATTCTCAGGAAGATTTAGTACTTGTTGCTCCAGCCACTGCAAATACAATCTCAAAATTTGCATATAAGATAGCGGACAATCCAATTTCCACTCTTTTAATTACTGCATATGGCCATGACACTCCAATTATTTTTGTCCCGTCAATGCATGATTCAATGTATAAGGCCATTAGCGAGAATGTTGAGAAGATTAAGAATGAGGGTTCGGCAATATTCATAAACCCTCGCATGGATGAGGGGAAAGCCAAATTCCCATCAAAAGAGGATATTGTTTTGGAATCTTTAAGAACAATTAATTTAAATAAACAGGATTGA
- a CDS encoding dihydroorotate dehydrogenase, with translation MLRTSVCGVEFRNPLMLAAGIMGSNASSMNWILKSGAGGVVSKSFSLNPHPGYPNPTTVAVEGGILNAIGLSNPGVDNFKEELKKIEKENNVVIASIYGATPDEFSTLVSEVQEYVDMIELNISCPHAMEGFGASIGQDCNLSHTIVAAAKDAAKVPIIAKLTPNVTDITEIAKTCEDAGADALSLINTLGPGMKINIDVARPVLFHKSGGMSGRAIKPIAISNVYSVYEAVDIPLIGVGGIYTFEDVVEFIFAGARAVQIGTAIMDEGVDVFDKINIGLEKFMAEKGYSSIDEMVGLAHREL, from the coding sequence ATGTTAAGAACAAGTGTTTGTGGAGTAGAATTTAGAAATCCATTGATGTTGGCTGCAGGTATTATGGGAAGTAATGCCTCATCTATGAATTGGATTTTAAAATCAGGTGCTGGAGGAGTGGTTTCAAAATCTTTTTCATTAAATCCTCATCCGGGTTATCCGAATCCTACAACTGTTGCAGTTGAAGGAGGCATATTGAATGCAATCGGGCTTTCAAATCCGGGAGTAGATAATTTCAAAGAGGAATTAAAGAAAATTGAAAAGGAAAATAATGTTGTTATAGCTTCAATTTATGGGGCTACTCCGGATGAATTTTCTACATTGGTCAGTGAAGTCCAGGAATATGTTGACATGATTGAATTGAATATCTCATGCCCTCATGCGATGGAAGGTTTCGGGGCATCAATTGGGCAGGACTGTAATTTGAGCCATACTATTGTAGCTGCTGCAAAAGATGCGGCCAAGGTTCCAATCATTGCAAAATTGACTCCTAACGTAACTGATATTACTGAGATTGCAAAAACCTGTGAAGATGCAGGTGCCGATGCATTGTCTCTCATTAACACGCTGGGCCCTGGAATGAAGATTAATATTGATGTTGCCCGTCCGGTTTTGTTTCATAAATCCGGCGGAATGAGTGGCCGTGCAATCAAGCCGATAGCAATCAGTAATGTTTATTCCGTTTATGAGGCAGTTGATATTCCATTGATCGGTGTTGGAGGAATATACACTTTTGAAGATGTTGTCGAATTTATTTTTGCAGGTGCAAGGGCAGTTCAAATTGGTACTGCAATCATGGATGAAGGCGTTGATGTATTCGATAAAATAAATATTGGATTAGAAAAATTCATGGCCGAAAAAGGATATTCATCAATCGATGAAATGGTAGGTCTTGCACACAGGGAGTTGTAA
- a CDS encoding endoglucanase gives MSDEREKLLRVMKNLESDYKSGKISAEKYSYFRSKYEDKLNSIDAKAATKRIRSMQGKPASNDGKRRRRRRPTKNKRKEEQDLVQKYIINPKKDDSKYNKKEKSSMDSGTFKLFLVLILVIGFTAGTAYGIFNLDFGSVPDSDAVAIVSDTAFPDINEDVTDNTTSSNSNASSHNTNNNNDVETTTDDSNSDNHQGSGGSGSGSGGSGSGSGGSGSGSGGSGSGSGGSNGGSGSGSGGSGHGGNG, from the coding sequence ATGTCAGATGAAAGAGAAAAACTTCTACGGGTCATGAAAAATTTAGAATCTGATTATAAATCCGGAAAGATATCTGCAGAAAAGTACAGTTATTTCCGTTCTAAATATGAAGATAAGCTAAATTCAATAGATGCTAAAGCCGCCACAAAAAGAATCAGGTCTATGCAAGGCAAACCCGCTTCTAATGACGGTAAAAGAAGAAGACGTAGAAGACCTACCAAAAATAAGAGAAAAGAGGAACAAGATTTAGTTCAAAAATATATTATTAATCCTAAAAAGGATGATTCTAAATATAATAAGAAGGAAAAATCTTCAATGGATAGTGGTACATTTAAATTATTCTTAGTGTTAATATTGGTAATAGGATTTACTGCAGGCACTGCTTATGGCATTTTTAATTTAGATTTTGGATCTGTGCCGGATTCTGACGCTGTTGCAATTGTAAGTGATACAGCTTTCCCTGATATTAACGAAGATGTTACAGATAACACAACCTCCTCTAATAGCAATGCCAGCAGCCATAATACTAACAATAATAATGATGTTGAAACTACTACGGATGACTCAAATTCAGACAATCATCAAGGTTCTGGAGGTTCTGGTAGTGGTTCTGGTGGCTCTGGTAGTGGTTCTGGAGGTTCTGGTAGTGGTTCTGGTGGCTCTGGTAGTGGTTCAGGCGGTTCTAATGGCGGTTCCGGTAGTGGTTCAGGCGGATCTGGACATGGAGGAAATGGATAG
- a CDS encoding NCS2 family permease → MLNKFFKLDENNTDLRTEFLAGLTTFLAMAYILGVNPALLSQGGMPATGVFFATAVASGISCIIMGLISKYPVGLAPGMGIIPVFVYTIIISMGNTWETALAAVFVSSILFLLITISGLREAILNAIPFDLKLAIGAGIGFFLAFVGLKGAGIIVGNPSTLVGMGNISSAPALLAVIGIMLTLILYLKKVPAAVFLGLVITSIIGVIFTLFGFGTGDALMPSIPVHFISFNFDISLVGAFISGFGQLFSNIPNLLTILFSLLFVTFFDTTGTLIPLANQCGFIDEEGNADGIDRAFLADALSGIIGAVLGTSTLNAYVESATGIGLGGRTGLTAIFIGIFFLLSLVFAPTVLSLFTSSVTAAALVIVGILMAIQLKEVDWNNMVMASSVFMTTIMMILSYSITIGISWGFITYAIASIATGKTKEFSLITWLMIIVFALSLFLGL, encoded by the coding sequence ATGTTAAACAAATTTTTCAAATTGGACGAAAATAATACAGATTTAAGAACTGAGTTTCTGGCAGGTTTAACTACCTTTTTAGCAATGGCATATATTTTAGGTGTAAACCCAGCATTGCTTTCCCAGGGAGGAATGCCGGCAACAGGAGTATTTTTTGCAACAGCTGTTGCTTCAGGGATTTCCTGTATCATCATGGGACTTATTTCAAAATACCCCGTTGGCCTTGCACCCGGCATGGGAATAATCCCCGTGTTCGTATATACCATAATTATAAGTATGGGCAACACTTGGGAAACTGCTCTTGCAGCAGTGTTTGTTTCAAGCATACTCTTTTTATTGATTACCATATCCGGTTTAAGGGAAGCCATCCTTAATGCCATTCCCTTTGACCTAAAATTAGCAATTGGTGCAGGCATTGGTTTTTTCCTTGCATTTGTAGGTTTAAAAGGTGCCGGAATTATTGTAGGTAACCCTTCCACTTTAGTGGGAATGGGCAACATTTCATCCGCCCCTGCACTTTTAGCAGTTATCGGCATCATGCTTACTTTAATATTATACCTTAAAAAAGTGCCAGCAGCAGTATTCCTCGGTTTAGTGATAACTTCAATTATCGGAGTGATATTCACATTATTCGGCTTTGGTACTGGAGATGCTTTAATGCCCTCCATTCCAGTGCACTTCATTTCATTTAACTTTGATATATCCCTAGTCGGCGCGTTTATAAGTGGATTCGGCCAGTTATTCTCCAACATCCCTAATTTGCTCACAATCCTGTTCTCATTATTGTTTGTTACATTCTTTGACACTACAGGAACATTAATTCCCTTAGCAAATCAATGCGGTTTCATTGATGAAGAGGGCAATGCAGATGGTATTGATAGAGCCTTCCTCGCAGATGCACTTAGCGGGATCATCGGAGCCGTTTTAGGCACTTCAACATTAAATGCATATGTAGAAAGTGCAACAGGTATCGGTCTTGGAGGCAGAACCGGATTAACAGCCATATTCATAGGCATTTTCTTCCTACTTTCACTTGTCTTTGCCCCTACTGTCTTATCACTATTCACTTCATCAGTTACAGCGGCGGCATTAGTAATTGTAGGTATACTAATGGCCATTCAATTGAAAGAAGTGGACTGGAACAACATGGTAATGGCATCTTCCGTATTCATGACAACCATAATGATGATTTTATCCTACTCCATCACAATAGGAATCTCATGGGGATTCATCACTTACGCAATTGCATCCATTGCTACCGGAAAAACAAAAGAATTCAGTCTAATTACATGGCTAATGATTATCGTGTTCGCATTATCCCTATTTTTGGGACTTTAA
- a CDS encoding AI-2E family transporter produces the protein MAINIKDYLTPPILLILFLLVISLMFISPVLNMIILGAILAYGIRPVARKIQSKLKYSSLSIIIAMIVVLIPLILLIAYILFEISTFVSWILVNNSASDINGIISNISSFLPSQIDVGSLNTYIESTINNVGSYILKYIVTFVSKFANITIDLFILVCSVFYFVRDGEKCLNFIKSFVPDDSKDFFDNTVESVKDVLKSIFYGHFLTSVIIGIFGCIGYSLLGYPYGIFLGVLTGILQLIPVFGPWPIYWALFFIDVAMGNYPRAIVVLLFGFFLSTIDMYIRPALSSHYADIHPLILLIGFLAGPLVYGIVGFIVGPLILGITYAVLDSYRREYLIKEE, from the coding sequence ATGGCAATTAACATTAAAGATTACTTGACTCCACCAATTTTGTTAATATTGTTCTTGTTAGTCATCTCTTTGATGTTTATATCTCCAGTTTTGAACATGATTATCTTAGGAGCCATTTTGGCTTATGGAATAAGACCTGTGGCTCGCAAGATTCAATCCAAATTGAAATATTCATCACTATCAATCATAATTGCAATGATAGTGGTCTTGATTCCATTGATCCTATTAATTGCATACATTCTGTTTGAAATCTCCACTTTTGTATCGTGGATTTTGGTTAACAATTCCGCTTCAGACATTAATGGCATTATTTCGAACATATCATCATTTTTACCGTCTCAAATTGATGTGGGATCACTTAACACTTACATCGAGTCCACAATCAATAATGTCGGAAGCTATATTTTAAAGTATATTGTCACATTTGTCAGTAAATTTGCAAACATTACCATAGACTTATTCATTTTAGTCTGTTCCGTGTTTTACTTTGTTCGTGATGGGGAAAAATGCTTAAATTTTATCAAATCATTTGTGCCTGATGATTCCAAAGATTTCTTTGACAATACTGTGGAATCGGTTAAGGATGTATTGAAAAGCATATTTTATGGACATTTCTTGACTTCAGTAATCATAGGTATTTTCGGATGCATCGGTTATTCCCTTTTGGGATATCCATATGGAATATTTTTAGGTGTTCTAACAGGTATCCTGCAACTGATTCCTGTATTCGGGCCTTGGCCGATTTATTGGGCATTATTCTTTATTGATGTGGCTATGGGAAATTATCCGAGGGCAATCGTAGTGCTATTGTTCGGATTTTTCCTAAGCACAATCGACATGTATATAAGGCCTGCTCTATCAAGCCATTATGCTGATATCCATCCGCTGATTTTGCTTATTGGATTTTTGGCAGGACCACTTGTTTATGGTATTGTAGGTTTTATAGTGGGCCCTTTGATTTTAGGAATCACCTATGCCGTATTGGATAGCTACAGGAGAGAATATCTTATTAAGGAGGAGTAA
- a CDS encoding NOP5/NOP56 family protein yields the protein MECYITYSVNGFYAFNSENKLIAKKLFQETEIINRLIEIDDKKIPLEEEELICEVSKDYDEIMIESNKRLSDYDNEKITIQTPNQGGDYLRSNYEEFGLNQTEITETYQRLAIYKIKKESASEDKHLIQAINSIDEIDESISKLIERIREWYALYFPEMDTVKNNETYIKLISQNETKEKIIEAKPEAFPTNVMDLEDDINPQDLEIMNTYAKSIYELQKTRREIEEYVDTKMESIAPNLRLLVGPSLGAKLISHAGGLKRLAIYPSSTVQIMGAEKALFRHLKSGDRPPKYGLIYQHPQVRGAKWWNRGKIARMLAGKISLAARRDVFTKTFDENTYDDFIQKVEEIEKNNPFPTKTTKKRKEEKGKSKNKKRKGKKRKKRR from the coding sequence ATGGAATGCTATATTACTTACAGTGTCAACGGATTTTATGCTTTTAATAGTGAAAATAAACTAATTGCTAAAAAATTATTTCAGGAAACTGAAATAATTAACAGATTGATTGAAATAGATGATAAAAAAATCCCCCTTGAGGAAGAAGAGCTAATTTGTGAGGTATCAAAAGATTATGATGAAATCATGATTGAATCAAACAAAAGATTATCCGATTATGATAATGAAAAAATAACTATACAGACCCCAAATCAAGGTGGAGATTATTTAAGAAGCAATTATGAAGAGTTTGGATTGAATCAAACCGAAATTACTGAAACATATCAAAGATTAGCCATTTATAAAATTAAAAAGGAATCTGCAAGTGAAGACAAACACCTGATTCAGGCCATCAATTCCATAGATGAAATTGATGAAAGCATTTCCAAACTAATTGAAAGAATCAGAGAATGGTATGCACTATATTTCCCGGAAATGGATACTGTAAAAAACAATGAGACCTACATAAAACTAATTTCACAAAATGAAACAAAAGAAAAGATTATTGAAGCCAAACCTGAAGCATTCCCAACCAATGTCATGGACTTGGAAGATGACATTAATCCACAGGATTTGGAAATAATGAATACGTATGCAAAATCCATTTATGAACTTCAAAAAACAAGAAGGGAAATTGAAGAATATGTTGACACTAAAATGGAATCCATTGCCCCTAATTTAAGGCTTTTGGTCGGGCCGTCACTTGGTGCGAAGTTGATTTCACATGCCGGAGGACTAAAAAGACTAGCAATCTATCCTTCAAGCACCGTTCAGATAATGGGTGCTGAAAAAGCGTTATTCAGACATTTAAAAAGTGGAGACAGACCGCCGAAATACGGATTGATCTATCAACACCCCCAGGTAAGAGGCGCAAAATGGTGGAATCGGGGAAAGATTGCACGAATGCTTGCAGGCAAAATATCACTAGCAGCCAGACGGGACGTGTTCACCAAAACATTTGATGAAAATACTTATGATGATTTTATCCAAAAAGTAGAGGAAATCGAAAAGAACAATCCTTTTCCAACAAAAACCACCAAAAAAAGGAAAGAAGAAAAAGGAAAATCAAAAAATAAGAAGAGAAAAGGTAAAAAAAGAAAGAAAAGGAGATAA
- the pheA gene encoding prephenate dehydratase, with protein MITYISFLGPKGTFTHEAANLMGDDLIPYCTIPAVMESVANDECEYGVVPIENSIEGPVGVTLDSLAHKFDLNIYGEIIIPINQNLIVNPGCEMEDIEDVYSHSQALAQCSDFVNSHEIQPHYAVSTARAAKDIIGYRNKAAIGNKKIVEIYGLEILESNIQDMDNNETRFVVVSKKEHEMTGKDKTSIIFSIFEDKPGQLYKILGIFEKNNINLTKIESRPSKKGLGRYLFFVDFNGHIEDKTIQDIIKEIEDNTYFLKVLGSYPEYK; from the coding sequence ATTATTACATATATCTCATTTTTAGGTCCCAAAGGAACATTCACTCATGAGGCAGCCAATTTGATGGGGGATGATCTGATTCCATATTGCACCATTCCTGCGGTCATGGAAAGCGTCGCAAATGATGAATGTGAATATGGGGTCGTGCCAATTGAAAATTCTATAGAAGGTCCAGTTGGAGTTACCCTGGATTCATTGGCTCATAAATTTGATTTAAATATATATGGGGAAATCATTATTCCCATTAATCAAAATTTAATTGTCAATCCGGGATGTGAGATGGAGGATATTGAAGATGTTTACTCCCATTCTCAGGCATTAGCACAATGCAGCGATTTTGTAAATTCCCATGAAATTCAACCACATTATGCTGTAAGTACTGCCAGAGCCGCTAAAGATATCATCGGCTATAGGAATAAGGCCGCTATTGGCAATAAGAAGATTGTTGAAATATATGGTTTGGAAATTCTTGAATCAAACATTCAGGATATGGACAATAATGAAACCAGATTTGTAGTGGTTTCAAAAAAAGAGCATGAAATGACTGGAAAGGATAAAACATCCATTATATTTTCTATTTTTGAAGATAAGCCAGGTCAGCTATATAAAATATTGGGAATTTTTGAAAAAAATAATATAAACTTGACTAAAATCGAGTCTCGACCATCTAAAAAGGGTTTGGGCAGATATTTGTTTTTCGTTGACTTTAATGGCCATATTGAGGATAAAACAATCCAAGATATCATAAAAGAGATTGAAGATAATACTTATTTTTTAAAAGTTTTAGGTTCGTACCCTGAATATAAGTAA